In Bacillus alveayuensis, one genomic interval encodes:
- a CDS encoding CRISPR-associated protein Cas5h (product_source=KO:K19116; ko=KO:K19116; pfam=PF09704; tigrfam=TIGR02592), with product MKILIFDLIGKMGHFRKIDTNSSSLSYSFPSRTTIVGMLAGILGMERDSYYEVFSPNQCQIAISVRVPIRKVMQTVNYMLVESVSDLNNKKGHTQIPLEFVLPGGDEANLRYRIYFSHRDPSIYENVKQRIQSSRYVYPPYLGLSELLGQLKWVAEAEGMLKESNDLVPIHSVVRIPDLRERSMQFSSETRFLKEFMTRQFTSERMIYETDYYLFEQSRQLIAIPAVPYVAVAYGEEKENVLFM from the coding sequence ATGAAGATACTTATTTTTGATCTTATCGGGAAGATGGGACATTTCCGAAAAATCGATACGAACTCATCTTCTCTTTCGTACTCCTTTCCATCACGAACGACAATTGTTGGAATGCTCGCTGGTATTTTAGGGATGGAGCGTGACAGTTATTATGAAGTGTTTTCACCGAATCAATGTCAAATTGCAATATCGGTGCGCGTGCCGATTCGGAAAGTGATGCAAACAGTAAATTACATGCTCGTAGAATCAGTATCTGACCTAAACAACAAAAAAGGACATACGCAAATTCCTCTTGAATTTGTGCTTCCCGGGGGAGATGAAGCCAATTTGCGGTATCGCATTTATTTTTCCCACCGTGATCCATCCATTTATGAAAACGTGAAACAGCGAATACAGTCAAGTCGATACGTTTATCCGCCGTATTTAGGACTTTCTGAATTACTCGGACAGTTGAAATGGGTTGCCGAAGCAGAAGGAATGCTAAAGGAAAGTAATGATTTGGTGCCTATTCATTCTGTTGTGCGAATTCCTGATTTGCGTGAACGTTCTATGCAATTTTCAAGCGAAACTCGCTTTTTAAAGGAATTCATGACACGCCAGTTTACGAGTGAGAGGATGATTTACGAAACCGATTATTACTTATTTGAACAATCGCGACAATTAATCGCTATTCCGGCTGTACCATATGTAGCCGTTGCTTATGGGGAAGAAAAAGAAAATGTTTTATTTATGTAG
- a CDS encoding CRISPR-associated protein Csh2 (product_source=KO:K19115; cath_funfam=3.30.70.330; cog=COG3649; ko=KO:K19115; pfam=PF05107; tigrfam=TIGR02590): protein MNNSDILFLYDAKLTNPNGDIDEENRPRMDYERSLNLVSDVRLKRYIRDYLEQIGNEIFVGKVDGETVNATERIKRLFEKYDGKVNINKLSKEEQNWMLDQFIDVRMFGATMPIKSENKGSSMTFTGPIQFNWGYSLNKVTLVESASITSHFGSDDKNEGGNIGKDYRVYYSFLAFHGIISGHGAAHTRLTKEDVRLFDQAVVKAIPLSATRSKVGQYPRFYLRVEYHSPEFIAGDLRDLVSLEETEGLRSISEVHLHVDVLVNKLLEVNDEIARIYYWQDSNLMLNYEGQKGLLTDLLPSKLADKLVPVL, encoded by the coding sequence ATGAACAATAGCGATATTTTATTCCTTTATGATGCCAAGCTAACAAATCCAAACGGCGATATTGACGAAGAGAATCGTCCGCGCATGGATTACGAACGTTCGTTAAACTTAGTGAGTGACGTTCGTTTAAAGCGATATATTCGTGACTACTTAGAACAAATCGGCAATGAGATTTTTGTCGGCAAAGTCGATGGAGAAACAGTGAATGCCACAGAACGGATTAAACGTTTGTTTGAAAAGTACGATGGCAAAGTGAACATTAATAAATTATCAAAGGAAGAACAAAATTGGATGCTTGACCAATTTATTGATGTTCGCATGTTCGGCGCGACGATGCCAATCAAATCAGAGAATAAAGGAAGCTCCATGACGTTTACCGGTCCGATTCAGTTTAACTGGGGATATTCATTAAATAAAGTCACACTCGTTGAATCAGCAAGCATTACATCGCATTTCGGTTCAGATGATAAAAACGAAGGTGGTAACATAGGCAAAGATTATCGAGTGTATTATTCATTCTTAGCGTTCCATGGGATCATAAGCGGTCATGGTGCTGCACATACAAGATTGACGAAAGAAGATGTCCGTTTATTTGATCAAGCTGTTGTTAAAGCGATTCCATTGAGCGCGACCCGCAGCAAAGTTGGGCAATACCCGCGTTTTTACTTACGTGTAGAATATCATTCTCCTGAGTTCATTGCTGGCGATTTGCGAGATTTAGTGAGTTTGGAGGAAACAGAAGGGTTACGCAGCATTTCTGAAGTTCATCTGCATGTTGATGTACTTGTGAATAAACTGTTGGAAGTAAATGATGAAATTGCTCGTATTTACTATTGGCAAGATTCTAACTTGATGCTGAATTATGAAGGACAAAAAGGACTATTGACAGATCTTCTCCCATCCAAATTGGCGGATAAACTCGTTCCTGTACTGTAA
- a CDS encoding CRISPR-associated protein Csh1 (product_source=KO:K19114; ko=KO:K19114; pfam=PF09484; superfamily=160631; tigrfam=TIGR02556), whose translation MIKTIYTLGNKYLTEEKPSVIQAITLPIARPHGTTKYVIIVDFSVKDKKVKLVPKEISESTSLELLWIGKADGRNSPQWYGTTDNLEYLVGQTIPNLLERWNQEDIYYPFLEKAHNFFFLNLGEGQQKRYRYVFNPIYVGGKLTETDGKKAVKEVAKQFQTFIEKEVNVNIKDVLLYSLAIDGQLVISQSEYERLVIAEKLSVFENAKKGVCVLTNKKDLVTGRMTKLKFKYYINDKISFASNLDEKSFIKNLSVSKDAYQAVMAGEAYILRNFTTRFSGLPCYIIPDFLYDVPFENAPLEDISKRVNQFVRMVKTVETAEALHRDIEDCKEFEDQMDNHISLHFLFYTPIQAALKVNKLVSDVTLTHLRRLGYEMRKVGEIGQHFFGNEKFNLGLEPLYYLIPMRVQRGENFEKRKILQVYESLLTNKPLSYQWLITQFVQLAKVHVYANYGLYQYSDKKEYNDFHLVDAMVRAQLFLKLLQTLNLIKEEREMTKVTYDFPDADMAEYMETMSYNVAQSSLFLLGYLIAEIGAEQVRKTKERTEALGQARSGKTANKPILSKINYHGMNKQKLILLSNEVFEKLRQLKIASIRNEKIYSQHKHLFDSALQETWKLSDRESVFYLLSGYAYGTKRILSSAKKDNQSSEYEELSKKQGGINDEQ comes from the coding sequence GTGATTAAAACGATTTACACCCTTGGCAATAAGTATTTAACCGAAGAAAAACCATCTGTTATTCAGGCAATAACGCTACCAATCGCAAGACCACATGGCACAACTAAATATGTAATCATTGTCGATTTTTCTGTTAAAGATAAAAAAGTCAAATTAGTACCAAAAGAAATAAGTGAATCGACATCTTTAGAGTTGTTGTGGATTGGTAAAGCAGACGGAAGGAACAGTCCACAATGGTATGGAACGACGGACAACTTAGAATATTTAGTCGGTCAAACAATTCCGAATTTGCTTGAACGTTGGAATCAAGAAGATATCTACTATCCTTTCCTAGAGAAAGCACACAACTTTTTCTTTCTAAATCTTGGGGAGGGGCAACAAAAAAGGTATCGTTACGTATTTAATCCAATATACGTTGGAGGCAAACTTACAGAAACTGACGGAAAAAAAGCCGTTAAGGAAGTAGCGAAACAGTTTCAGACTTTTATTGAAAAAGAAGTCAATGTTAACATAAAAGACGTTCTCTTGTATTCCCTTGCCATCGATGGACAGCTCGTCATTTCGCAATCAGAATATGAACGACTTGTTATCGCAGAGAAACTAAGCGTATTTGAAAATGCGAAAAAGGGTGTATGCGTCCTTACAAACAAAAAGGATCTTGTTACGGGAAGAATGACAAAATTAAAGTTTAAATATTACATAAACGATAAAATCAGTTTTGCTAGTAACCTCGATGAGAAATCTTTTATTAAAAACTTATCCGTCAGCAAAGATGCCTATCAAGCGGTTATGGCAGGGGAAGCGTACATTCTCCGCAACTTCACTACTCGTTTCAGCGGCCTCCCTTGTTATATCATCCCAGACTTTTTATATGATGTTCCATTTGAGAATGCTCCACTTGAAGACATTAGCAAACGTGTTAACCAATTTGTTCGAATGGTAAAAACAGTTGAAACGGCTGAAGCATTGCATCGAGATATAGAAGACTGCAAAGAATTCGAAGATCAAATGGACAACCATATTTCGTTGCACTTTCTGTTTTATACACCGATACAAGCTGCATTAAAGGTAAACAAGCTAGTATCTGATGTTACTCTCACTCATTTGCGCCGACTAGGTTATGAAATGCGAAAAGTAGGGGAAATAGGACAACACTTTTTTGGTAACGAAAAATTTAATCTTGGTTTGGAACCGCTCTACTACTTAATTCCAATGCGTGTTCAACGCGGGGAAAATTTCGAAAAACGTAAAATTTTGCAAGTATACGAGTCGCTTTTAACAAATAAACCACTTTCATATCAATGGTTAATCACTCAATTTGTGCAACTTGCCAAAGTACACGTGTATGCTAACTATGGTCTTTATCAATATAGCGACAAAAAAGAATACAATGATTTTCATTTAGTAGATGCGATGGTGCGAGCACAATTGTTCTTGAAACTGTTGCAAACGCTTAACTTAATAAAGGAGGAAAGGGAGATGACAAAGGTTACATATGATTTCCCTGATGCTGATATGGCAGAGTATATGGAGACGATGAGTTATAATGTCGCACAAAGTTCACTATTTTTGCTGGGATATTTAATTGCGGAAATTGGCGCTGAGCAAGTACGGAAAACAAAAGAACGTACAGAAGCACTCGGACAAGCCCGCAGTGGCAAAACGGCAAACAAGCCAATTTTATCAAAAATTAATTATCATGGCATGAATAAGCAAAAGTTGATATTGCTTTCAAACGAGGTATTTGAAAAGCTGAGACAACTTAAAATCGCCTCTATACGAAATGAAAAGATTTATTCTCAACATAAACACCTTTTTGATTCGGCTTTACAAGAAACATGGAAGCTATCAGACCGCGAAAGCGTTTTTTATTTGCTATCCGGCTATGCATATGGAACAAAGCGGATTTTAAGCAGCGCGAAAAAAGATAATCAGTCATCTGAATACGAAGAGTTAAGCAAAAAACAGGGAGGAATTAATGATGAACAATAG
- a CDS encoding hypothetical protein (product_source=Hypo-rule applied), which yields MFERKVINISITSILKKGNHVRKISEKIYLHVETKRDDWIFRRR from the coding sequence ATGTTTGAGAGAAAAGTCATTAATATATCGATCACATCCATTCTGAAAAAGGGAAATCATGTGAGGAAAATATCAGAAAAAATTTATTTACATGTAGAAACAAAAAGGGATGATTGGATTTTTAGAAGGCGTTAA